A part of Prolixibacteraceae bacterium genomic DNA contains:
- the cmk gene encoding (d)CMP kinase, whose translation MKGKQTKLVIAIDGFSSCGKSTMAKDIAKRMSYIYVDTGAMYRAVTLYALRMNWIKEDHVEKQLLIDALNDIHISFQYNEENQTNVTFLNGENIETEIRQLGVSNNVSVIAAIAEVRHHLVKLQQEFGNDGGVVMDGRDIGTVVFPHADLKVFMTADPLIRAKRRFDELNAKGDHVTLDEILANVEKRDYIDQNRDESPLTKADDAVVLDNSHITPSEQTALVMEWIQEKIEEKDL comes from the coding sequence ATGAAAGGCAAACAAACGAAGTTGGTTATTGCAATTGATGGATTTTCATCATGCGGTAAAAGTACAATGGCAAAAGATATAGCAAAACGAATGAGTTATATCTATGTGGATACAGGAGCAATGTATCGAGCAGTTACTTTATACGCTTTGCGAATGAATTGGATTAAAGAAGACCATGTAGAGAAGCAGTTGTTGATCGATGCTTTGAATGATATTCATATCTCTTTCCAATACAATGAAGAAAATCAAACTAATGTTACATTTTTAAATGGAGAGAATATCGAAACCGAAATTCGCCAATTGGGAGTGTCTAATAATGTTAGTGTTATTGCTGCCATTGCTGAAGTAAGACACCATTTGGTTAAATTACAGCAAGAGTTTGGAAACGACGGAGGTGTTGTAATGGACGGTAGAGATATTGGTACAGTGGTTTTCCCTCATGCTGACCTAAAGGTATTTATGACTGCAGACCCATTGATTAGAGCAAAACGACGTTTTGATGAGTTAAATGCCAAAGGAGATCATGTGACACTTGACGAGATTCTTGCCAATGTTGAGAAGCGTGATTATATCGATCAAAATAGAGATGAGAGCCCATTAACTAAAGCAGATGATGCCGTGGTGCTTGACAATAGTCATATCACTCCTTCAGAACAAACTGCATTGGTTATGGAGTGGATTCAAGAAAAAATTGAGGAAAAGGATCTGTAG
- a CDS encoding PorV/PorQ family protein, giving the protein MLKKLLLSCLGVVLLSNIGRSQDAPYQTYPLLDVTINPSTRALGGVLYSDVETNFGVTQFAPSELDSTYHKKIETDYAILFDGVKHISLSGAWAWKPTDIFSINFQTINYGSFERRDEENIYLGDYSAASYDLSLNYSKKLSSKWRAGVSMHTLFSKMDIYDAFALSFNASASYKVKSFSAAFVVRNIGVSINQLDESKVSLPLDVGFTLVKSLDHAPFIFYLTAHHLNEWDAVVIGDDSDSKEDYSHLLNHINFGTRLRFSSHFCLMAGYNNMIRESIGSSSSKGTSGMSFGFQIDTSKFQLAYSFSPMHKSNIQHSFGFQLKL; this is encoded by the coding sequence ATGTTAAAGAAACTATTATTATCCTGTCTAGGAGTGGTTCTATTATCAAATATAGGTCGATCTCAAGACGCTCCATATCAAACGTATCCTCTGTTAGATGTCACAATTAATCCATCGACAAGAGCTTTGGGAGGAGTGCTTTATAGTGATGTTGAGACTAATTTTGGAGTGACTCAGTTTGCGCCTAGTGAGCTTGACTCGACTTACCATAAGAAGATTGAAACTGATTATGCAATTCTATTTGATGGGGTCAAACATATCTCTTTGAGTGGAGCTTGGGCATGGAAGCCGACGGATATCTTTTCGATCAACTTTCAGACGATTAATTATGGTAGCTTTGAGAGAAGAGATGAAGAAAATATATACCTTGGAGACTACTCAGCTGCTTCATATGATCTCTCCTTGAACTACTCCAAGAAATTAAGTTCTAAGTGGCGTGCAGGAGTATCCATGCATACGCTGTTTTCTAAAATGGATATCTATGATGCTTTTGCACTCTCATTTAATGCCTCTGCAAGTTATAAAGTGAAGAGTTTCTCTGCAGCATTTGTCGTGAGAAATATCGGTGTATCGATAAACCAGTTAGATGAATCTAAAGTTTCTCTTCCTTTGGATGTTGGTTTTACTTTGGTAAAATCGCTAGATCACGCTCCATTTATTTTCTATCTGACTGCCCATCACTTGAATGAGTGGGATGCTGTTGTGATCGGTGATGATAGTGATAGTAAAGAGGACTATAGCCATTTGCTTAATCATATCAATTTTGGTACACGATTAAGGTTTAGTTCTCATTTCTGTTTGATGGCAGGATATAATAATATGATTCGTGAATCGATAGGTTCTTCCTCAAGCAAAGGCACTTCAGGAATGTCTTTCGGGTTTCAAATAGATACTTCAAAGTTTCAGTTAGCTTATAGCTTTAGTCCGATGCATAAGAGTAATATACAGCATAGTTTTGGTTTCCAATTAAAGTTGTAG
- a CDS encoding T9SS type A sorting domain-containing protein: MRKKKYFLVCFILTMLIRSSFAQSSINSSGHKITGTTGSLNYSLGQVIYNTSVNNGSVSGGVQQAYEISVVTGHRTVNLDLLQISFYPNPVHDILQLQIDNERIGEDLSYSLFDSQGKLLKKGVVLSDKTRINMQVCRPGVYFLYVTKQNIQLKVFKILKN; the protein is encoded by the coding sequence ATGAGAAAGAAAAAATACTTTCTAGTATGCTTTATCCTTACGATGTTAATCAGAAGTTCTTTTGCTCAGAGCTCAATTAATAGCAGTGGACATAAGATCACTGGTACAACCGGCTCCTTAAACTATTCCCTTGGACAAGTTATCTATAATACGTCTGTAAATAATGGTTCTGTTTCAGGTGGCGTACAGCAAGCTTATGAAATCTCTGTTGTAACAGGACATCGAACAGTTAACCTAGATCTATTGCAGATTTCATTTTACCCGAACCCTGTGCATGACATTCTGCAATTACAGATAGATAATGAACGGATTGGAGAAGACTTGTCATATAGTCTCTTTGATTCTCAGGGGAAGTTACTTAAAAAGGGAGTTGTCCTTTCCGATAAAACGAGAATAAACATGCAGGTCTGTAGACCTGGCGTCTATTTTTTGTATGTGACCAAACAGAATATTCAATTAAAGGTATTTAAGATCCTAAAAAACTAA
- a CDS encoding IS30 family transposase: MGQLVIKQRYLIELMLATGASFESIGSAINKNKSVISREVKRNSNPETGCYCAIYAEALCRERHRNKRKQIVLDGAMKDYIKHYLEKGLSPEQINGRSKLKGISCVSHETIYTYIWEDKIAGGEIYKSLRRKHKKYSRRGAKNEFRGKMEGRVSIDQRPKIVEEKQRFGDLEIDTIIGKNRKGAILTINDRSTGLCWIRLLNGKNAKALAKQTIDVLTPFKDLIHTITSDNGREFYEHKHIAESLKVDFYFAHPYHSWERGANENLNGLIRQYIPKGSSFENLTQKEIDWIQAKLNNRPRKRYGYHKPIEMYNKLKLDRKVAFVA, encoded by the coding sequence ATGGGACAACTCGTAATAAAACAAAGATACTTAATTGAATTGATGCTTGCAACAGGAGCTAGTTTCGAATCGATAGGCTCTGCAATCAACAAAAACAAGTCAGTAATAAGTAGGGAAGTAAAAAGGAATAGTAATCCAGAAACTGGATGTTATTGTGCGATCTATGCAGAAGCTTTATGTAGAGAAAGACATCGTAACAAGCGAAAGCAGATTGTATTAGATGGAGCGATGAAAGACTATATTAAACATTACTTGGAGAAAGGCTTGAGTCCAGAACAGATTAATGGCAGAAGTAAATTAAAAGGGATTTCTTGTGTGTCACATGAAACGATATACACCTATATCTGGGAGGATAAGATTGCAGGTGGAGAGATTTATAAGTCATTGAGACGCAAACATAAGAAATACTCCAGAAGAGGTGCAAAGAACGAATTTCGGGGCAAAATGGAAGGTCGCGTAAGTATAGACCAGCGTCCTAAAATTGTGGAAGAGAAACAACGCTTTGGAGACTTAGAAATAGACACAATTATTGGAAAGAACCGGAAAGGGGCAATTCTCACTATTAACGACAGGTCTACAGGGCTGTGCTGGATAAGGTTATTAAATGGAAAGAATGCCAAAGCTCTTGCAAAGCAAACTATTGATGTATTAACCCCCTTTAAAGATCTAATACACACCATTACATCTGATAATGGAAGAGAGTTCTATGAGCATAAGCATATTGCAGAATCACTAAAGGTGGACTTCTACTTTGCTCATCCATATCATTCTTGGGAAAGAGGTGCAAATGAGAATCTAAATGGATTGATTAGACAGTATATACCTAAAGGAAGCTCTTTTGAGAACTTAACACAAAAGGAAATAGACTGGATACAAGCTAAGCTTAATAATAGACCTCGTAAGAGATATGGATATCATAAGCCTATTGAAATGTATAATAAGCTAAAACTTGATAGAAAAGTTGCATTTGTCGCTTGA
- a CDS encoding YkgJ family cysteine cluster protein — MDFTGVTPVSIVELSKQNGQQVKDLFKKLKKKKPKNLDAIIHRLHEEAFDSYDCLDCGNCCSSISPIVLEKDIDRLSKHFRMKSSNFIDEYLEMDSDQDFVFRTQPCPFLGNDLYCMCYESRPKACREYPHTDRTKMYQILNLTEKNRSYCPIVYMITETMLKMEW; from the coding sequence ATGGATTTTACAGGAGTTACACCTGTCTCGATTGTGGAGTTGTCAAAACAGAATGGGCAACAGGTAAAAGATTTATTTAAGAAACTGAAGAAAAAGAAACCAAAAAATCTAGATGCAATTATTCATAGGCTTCATGAAGAGGCTTTTGATAGTTATGACTGTCTCGATTGTGGAAACTGTTGTAGTAGTATTAGTCCTATTGTACTTGAGAAAGATATTGATCGGTTAAGTAAGCATTTTCGGATGAAGTCATCAAACTTTATTGATGAGTATCTGGAGATGGACTCTGATCAAGACTTTGTTTTTCGTACCCAGCCTTGTCCATTTCTAGGAAATGATCTGTATTGTATGTGTTATGAAAGTCGACCAAAGGCTTGTCGTGAGTATCCGCATACGGATAGAACAAAAATGTATCAAATATTAAACTTGACAGAAAAGAATAGGTCTTACTGTCCAATTGTTTATATGATTACTGAGACGATGCTTAAAATGGAGTGGTAG
- the bioB gene encoding biotin synthase BioB: MKKEALKRKVDEIINGQMIQVEEALELVKYENLHELSAYANTIRETLCGNHFDLCSITNARSGLCGEDCKWCSQSIHFNTKVPQYEFIPLEQVVKEAKTLEQQGVHRHSLVTSGKALNKSNIKHLIGTYKVLKREAPKLKYCASLGLIDKTALQSLVEAGVDHYHCNLETAPSHFHTLCSSHTIEDKKRTIQAAQEVGLKVCSGGIIGMGETMEQRIEMAFALRELGIKSIPINILMPIEGTPLEGCKPLTDEEVIRTFIIFRFINPNANIRLAGGRCEIKHVEERLLAAGVNASIVGDLLTTMGSSVDEDLKMVQSAGFNIK, from the coding sequence ATGAAAAAAGAAGCTTTAAAGAGAAAAGTAGATGAGATCATCAATGGTCAAATGATCCAAGTAGAAGAAGCCTTAGAGTTGGTAAAATATGAAAACCTTCACGAGCTGTCAGCATATGCCAATACCATTCGTGAGACCCTTTGTGGAAACCATTTCGATTTATGCTCCATCACCAATGCACGATCAGGTCTTTGTGGGGAAGATTGTAAATGGTGCTCCCAATCTATCCACTTCAACACAAAGGTCCCTCAATATGAATTTATACCACTAGAGCAAGTGGTTAAGGAGGCAAAAACACTTGAACAGCAAGGGGTGCACAGACACTCATTGGTTACGAGTGGAAAAGCATTAAACAAATCAAATATAAAGCATCTTATTGGGACCTACAAAGTCCTAAAGAGAGAAGCACCAAAACTTAAATATTGTGCCTCACTTGGACTCATAGACAAAACAGCTCTTCAATCATTGGTAGAGGCAGGAGTCGACCACTATCACTGTAACCTTGAGACAGCCCCATCACATTTCCATACGTTATGTTCTTCTCATACTATCGAAGACAAAAAGAGAACGATACAAGCGGCACAGGAAGTCGGATTAAAAGTCTGCTCAGGAGGAATTATCGGAATGGGTGAAACCATGGAGCAACGAATAGAGATGGCCTTTGCATTACGTGAGTTAGGAATAAAATCCATTCCCATCAATATCTTAATGCCAATCGAAGGAACACCACTAGAAGGGTGTAAGCCACTAACCGACGAAGAGGTAATCCGCACTTTCATCATCTTTAGATTCATCAACCCCAATGCGAACATACGTTTGGCAGGAGGGCGTTGTGAAATTAAACATGTCGAAGAGAGGCTTTTAGCTGCTGGCGTCAACGCATCTATTGTTGGTGACCTTCTAACAACCATGGGCTCCTCTGTAGATGAAGACCTTAAAATGGTTCAGAGTGCTGGATTTAACATCAAATAA
- the pfkA gene encoding 6-phosphofructokinase, producing MVELGNTTIKRIGLLTSGGDAPGMNGAIRAVTRAARYKGLEVIGISHGYKGLINKAFKKMESKDVSNILQQGGTMLKSARCMEFKTPEGRKKAHDNIVEAKIDALVVIGGDGTFTGAGLFAKEFNFPVVGIPGTIDNDLYGTDFTIGYDTALNTIVECVDKIKDTATAHERLFFIEVMGRDAGFLALNGGIAAGSEAVLIPEVPTSYADLKSYLANGYRKSKNSSIVLVAEGEKEGGAFNWAKRVEKDFPDYDVRVTILGHIQRGGTPSASDRILASRLGAGAVEALMDDQKSIMIGIENGEIVHVPFTKAIKNQKVVERQQLDLVKILSN from the coding sequence ATGGTGGAATTAGGAAATACAACCATTAAGAGAATTGGCCTTCTAACATCAGGAGGTGATGCACCAGGTATGAATGGCGCAATTCGTGCAGTCACACGTGCTGCAAGATATAAAGGATTAGAAGTGATTGGTATCTCTCATGGATATAAAGGTCTTATCAATAAGGCTTTTAAGAAAATGGAATCTAAGGATGTAAGTAACATCCTACAGCAAGGAGGTACAATGCTTAAATCTGCACGTTGTATGGAGTTTAAGACACCAGAAGGACGTAAAAAAGCACACGATAATATTGTTGAGGCTAAAATTGATGCCTTAGTGGTTATCGGTGGTGATGGAACTTTTACTGGAGCTGGTCTTTTTGCCAAAGAGTTTAACTTTCCTGTGGTTGGAATTCCTGGTACGATTGACAACGATTTATATGGTACAGATTTTACTATCGGTTACGATACTGCATTGAACACGATTGTAGAATGTGTCGATAAAATTAAGGATACAGCAACAGCACATGAACGTCTATTCTTTATTGAAGTGATGGGTCGTGACGCTGGATTCTTAGCGCTTAATGGAGGTATTGCTGCTGGATCAGAAGCTGTTTTGATTCCTGAAGTACCAACGAGCTATGCAGACCTTAAGTCTTACTTGGCAAATGGTTATAGAAAATCAAAAAACAGTTCAATTGTTTTGGTTGCTGAAGGAGAAAAAGAAGGTGGTGCATTTAATTGGGCTAAGAGAGTAGAGAAGGATTTTCCTGATTATGATGTTAGGGTAACTATTCTAGGTCACATTCAACGTGGTGGTACTCCATCTGCTTCAGATAGAATTCTAGCGAGTCGTTTGGGAGCTGGTGCAGTCGAAGCACTCATGGATGATCAAAAGAGTATTATGATTGGAATTGAGAATGGGGAGATTGTTCATGTTCCATTTACTAAAGCAATCAAGAATCAAAAGGTTGTAGAAAGACAACAGTTGGATTTAGTTAAGATTCTTTCGAACTAA
- a CDS encoding OprO/OprP family phosphate-selective porin, which yields MKKFAITLMLQLLVVSILFAQEMKHDASTSFFKQHLTMPVDGRIEYNYLDYEKNFANYGSTHKFQFSDLLFRIEGMLTPNIGFNFRTVFNSNDINANNILDNIQAANITYTTDNNKWFFSAGRFFMNVGTVEQYYNPADVYIYSVVGNNLGVYKTGVTAQYTTTNLQSFGFQLMNADNASEKQDMEYNLYWYGHIVKDKIETYMSVTAKDKGGADDTPYAINLGIGWNFKDLHIDTDYARVENMPNFYANAVYTSVPIKIAYNWDYFKPYIKYMYNKVDFDGDGYDVPMEDGSTETIDNTAIHTIELALQYYPLKDKNLRLYVTGAYSSDGNISIVTPDAPASSTRQHYNAEFQIMAGVRIGFDLLRGWK from the coding sequence ATGAAGAAGTTTGCTATTACCCTTATGCTGCAATTATTAGTTGTTTCAATCTTGTTTGCTCAAGAAATGAAACATGATGCTTCAACAAGCTTTTTTAAGCAACACCTAACGATGCCTGTTGATGGTAGAATTGAGTATAATTATCTTGATTATGAGAAGAATTTTGCGAATTATGGGTCGACACATAAATTTCAGTTTTCAGATCTTCTTTTCAGAATAGAAGGAATGTTAACTCCCAATATTGGATTTAATTTTCGAACCGTATTTAATTCGAATGATATCAATGCAAATAATATCCTAGATAATATTCAGGCTGCGAATATAACTTATACTACAGATAATAATAAGTGGTTTTTTAGTGCAGGGCGTTTCTTTATGAATGTGGGTACCGTTGAACAGTATTACAACCCCGCGGATGTATATATCTATAGTGTGGTTGGGAATAACCTTGGTGTGTATAAAACAGGGGTAACTGCTCAGTATACAACAACCAATCTGCAAAGTTTTGGCTTCCAATTGATGAATGCAGATAATGCGAGTGAAAAGCAAGACATGGAGTATAACTTATATTGGTATGGTCATATTGTAAAGGATAAGATTGAGACTTATATGAGTGTTACTGCAAAAGATAAGGGTGGTGCCGATGATACTCCTTATGCCATTAATCTTGGAATCGGTTGGAACTTTAAAGATCTACATATTGATACAGACTATGCTAGAGTGGAGAATATGCCCAACTTCTATGCAAATGCTGTCTACACTAGTGTTCCAATAAAAATTGCTTATAACTGGGACTACTTCAAACCTTATATCAAGTATATGTATAATAAGGTAGATTTTGATGGAGATGGTTATGATGTTCCAATGGAAGATGGGTCAACTGAAACTATTGATAATACTGCAATACATACCATTGAATTGGCGCTTCAATACTATCCATTAAAAGATAAGAATTTAAGATTATATGTGACTGGAGCTTACTCTTCTGATGGGAATATCTCTATTGTGACTCCCGATGCTCCAGCTTCAAGTACACGTCAGCACTATAATGCAGAGTTTCAAATTATGGCAGGAGTTAGAATAGGTTTTGATCTTCTACGTGGATGGAAATAA
- a CDS encoding tail fiber protein: MEPFLGQVMLWAGTFEPRGWAFCDGRTLSVAEHTALYSLIGSAYGGNGRTTFCLPDLRGRVAIGYGQGPGLTKRLLGAKSGVEANVLFESQMPLHTHDAVLMGSTETADINLVTNATLASGGRDNEYKVVNPNEKMHKDSVSVSETGGNAPINNMQPYVALNYVIALQGLYPSRND, translated from the coding sequence ATGGAACCTTTTCTTGGTCAAGTCATGTTATGGGCAGGAACTTTTGAACCTAGAGGTTGGGCTTTTTGTGATGGAAGAACCTTATCAGTAGCAGAACATACAGCATTATACTCATTAATAGGCTCTGCATATGGTGGCAATGGTAGAACGACATTTTGTTTGCCTGATTTACGAGGAAGAGTAGCTATTGGATATGGACAAGGACCTGGGCTCACTAAGCGTTTGTTGGGTGCAAAAAGTGGCGTTGAAGCTAATGTGTTATTTGAAAGTCAGATGCCATTACATACGCATGATGCCGTATTAATGGGATCAACAGAAACTGCTGATATTAACTTGGTCACTAATGCCACTTTGGCATCAGGAGGAAGAGATAATGAATACAAGGTGGTTAATCCAAATGAAAAAATGCATAAAGATTCTGTATCTGTCAGTGAAACAGGAGGGAACGCACCTATTAATAATATGCAGCCCTATGTTGCTTTGAATTATGTAATTGCGCTTCAGGGGTTATACCCTTCTCGGAATGATTAA
- a CDS encoding 4-hydroxy-3-methylbut-2-enyl diphosphate reductase, whose protein sequence is MIIEIDDNSGFCFGVIKAIKKAEDILELEDELYCLGDIVHNSFEVNRLAQLGLKTVSREEYFTMSDCTVLLRAHGEPPETYLYAEENNIKLIDATCPVVLRLQKKVKDGYDDVTQESGQLVIFGKKGHAEVNGLVGQTNGNAIVIEGTDDIKNIDTSKKTLLFSQTTKSLDGYHALIDNIKGKVGEDKLTFHDTICRQVANRIPKLREFSKRYDIIVFVGGEKSSNAKVLYNICKENNENAYFISHPNQLDLSLFHKNSRVGICGATSTPRHLMDLVAQKLQDNFDS, encoded by the coding sequence ATGATCATAGAAATAGATGACAATTCTGGTTTTTGTTTCGGTGTGATCAAGGCGATCAAAAAAGCAGAAGATATATTAGAGTTAGAAGATGAACTTTATTGCTTAGGAGACATTGTCCATAACAGCTTTGAAGTTAATCGTTTGGCTCAATTGGGGCTGAAAACCGTAAGTCGTGAAGAGTACTTTACCATGAGTGATTGTACTGTTTTACTTCGTGCCCATGGAGAACCACCGGAGACTTATTTGTACGCAGAAGAGAATAACATTAAACTAATTGATGCGACCTGTCCAGTGGTCTTACGACTTCAAAAGAAAGTGAAAGATGGTTATGATGATGTGACACAAGAGAGTGGTCAGTTGGTCATCTTTGGTAAGAAAGGACACGCAGAGGTTAATGGTTTGGTTGGTCAAACAAATGGAAATGCGATTGTAATTGAGGGCACTGATGATATTAAAAATATCGATACCAGTAAAAAGACCCTTCTGTTCTCTCAGACGACCAAATCGTTAGATGGTTACCATGCACTTATTGATAATATCAAGGGTAAAGTAGGCGAAGATAAATTAACTTTCCACGATACGATATGTCGTCAAGTAGCCAATCGGATTCCTAAACTGCGCGAGTTCTCGAAGAGATATGATATAATTGTCTTTGTCGGTGGCGAGAAGAGCTCCAATGCAAAGGTGTTATACAACATATGTAAAGAGAACAATGAGAATGCATATTTTATTTCTCATCCGAACCAATTAGATCTATCTTTGTTCCACAAAAACAGTAGAGTAGGTATCTGTGGTGCGACTTCAACTCCAAGACATTTGATGGATTTGGTGGCACAGAAACTACAAGATAATTTTGATTCTTAA
- a CDS encoding tail fiber protein — MEPFIGQIMLWAGNFAPRGWAFCYGQLLPISSNTALFSLLGTTYGGDGRTTFALPDLRGRVAVGAGTGPGLSTRVLGRGIGYETTSLSVANMPNHTHIAYLKGCSDNANTNDVEGAALASGGRDHEYLIHTPDKTMHAGSVTVSNEGGNIPFNNVQPSLPLSYVIALQGIFPSRS, encoded by the coding sequence ATGGAACCTTTTATTGGTCAGATCATGTTGTGGGCAGGTAATTTTGCTCCTAGAGGATGGGCTTTTTGCTATGGACAACTTCTTCCTATTAGCTCAAATACTGCTTTGTTTTCACTTCTTGGAACAACATATGGTGGAGATGGACGGACGACTTTTGCCTTGCCTGATTTACGTGGTCGCGTAGCTGTTGGTGCTGGCACTGGTCCAGGACTATCTACTAGGGTGTTGGGACGTGGAATTGGATATGAAACAACGAGCTTATCTGTAGCTAATATGCCAAATCATACACATATAGCGTATCTAAAAGGATGTAGTGACAATGCTAATACAAATGATGTTGAAGGAGCTGCCCTTGCTTCAGGAGGACGAGATCATGAGTATCTTATTCATACCCCTGACAAAACTATGCATGCTGGTTCAGTTACTGTGTCAAATGAAGGTGGTAATATCCCATTTAATAATGTACAGCCAAGTCTGCCTCTGAGTTATGTTATTGCTTTGCAAGGGATTTTTCCTTCAAGAAGTTAA